Proteins from a genomic interval of Crassostrea angulata isolate pt1a10 chromosome 7, ASM2561291v2, whole genome shotgun sequence:
- the LOC128191644 gene encoding uncharacterized protein LOC128191644, producing MLRSKRKSKSPYARPNAHPALRALNPATTATQTQAGPSRPTQAAVQFVSTQPQNQEHQLPVDDPTTSEQTAVPLPSIAPPIPLSTSGENPLISISDELGVHVPQTIKDKIWSKQYIDLSKIINSETVDTSAQDSHKFSIVEGQLVIEPKTKTNKITSINTWLDAFLIFSSIYLARHPSDIQGILKYIHTIRLGYSRNINSNWIEYDRQFRLKMSKNTSISFGSIDAELWLLYMQAQVQQAPQQSKSSLKCFDYNFKGSCPKPQCSFQHICMHCNKSHPRMHCWSYQSTQTQVIRSPPPNPAHQNFAPQNYTNFRPLRPRHYQLPRPRFHAPRFNPN from the coding sequence ATGTTGAGGTCTAAAAGAAAGAGCAAGTCACCGTACGCCAGGCCAAATGCTCATCCGGCTCTCAGGGCCCTTAATCCGGCAACCACAGCCACCCAAACCCAAGCAGGCCCGAGCAGGCCCACGCAGGCAGCGGTCCAGTTTGTGTCCACTCAACCTCAAAATCAAGAGCATCAGCTACCAGTCGATGATCCCACAACCAGTGAGCAGACTGCAGTACCGCTACCTTCCATAGCGCCACCAATCCCTCTATCAACTTCAGGTGAAAACCCTTTAATAAGCATTTCTGATGAGCTTGGGGTTCATGTCCCTCAAACCATCAAAGATAAAATATGGTCAAAACAATACATTGATCTGTCAAAAATCATCAATTCAGAAACAGTTGATACATCCGCTCAGGATTCGCACAAATTTTCCATAGTTGAGGGTCAGTTAGTTATTGAaccaaaaactaaaacaaacaaaattacatcaATTAACACCTGGCTTGATGCGTTTTTGATTTTCTCAAGCATATACCTGGCTAGACACCCATCAGACATACAGGGTATCTTGAAATATATCCACACAATACGTTTAGGATATAGCCGTAATATAAATAGCAATTGGATTGAATACGACAGACAGTTTCGtctcaaaatgtcaaaaaacacATCAATTTCATTTGGCTCTATCGATGCGGAGTTATGGTTATTGTATATGCAGGCTCAAGTTCAACAAGCTCCACAACAGTCAAAATCTTCACTcaaatgttttgattataaCTTTAAAGGTTCCTGTCCCAAACCCCAGTGTTCATTCCAGCATATATGCATGCATTGCAACAAGTCACACCCACGCATGCATTGTTGGTCCTATCAGTCGACCCAGACCCAAGTCATCAGATCCCCCCCTCCAAATCCAGCACACCAAAATTTCGCCCCGCAAAATTACACCAATTTTCGTCCCTTACGCCCAAGGCATTATCAGCTACCAAGACCAAGATTTCATGCACCTAGGTTCAACCCCAATTAA